One part of the Symphalangus syndactylus isolate Jambi chromosome 1, NHGRI_mSymSyn1-v2.1_pri, whole genome shotgun sequence genome encodes these proteins:
- the TRMT9B gene encoding probable tRNA methyltransferase 9B isoform X7 codes for MVCDNLNLPFRDEGFDAIISIGVIHHFSTKQRRIRAIKEMARVLVPGGQMMIYVWAMEQKNRRFEKQDVLVPWNRALCSQLFSESSQSGRKRQCGHPERGHPYHPPCSECSCSVCFKEQCGSKRSHSVDYEPAMARNCFANISKEGEEEYGFYGTLGKSFRSWFFSRSLDESTLRKQIERVRPLKNTEVWANSTVTIQPSRHSSLDFDHQEPFSTKEQSLDEEVFVESSSQKHLEWLRAPGTLKHLNGDHQGEMRRNGGGNFLDSTNTSGNCADAGNLQDDNPSATKILRRISAVDSTDSNPDDTMSVEDPQPDILDSRAFMRYYHVFREGELCSLLKENVSELRILSSGNDHGNWCIIAEKKGSCD; via the exons ATGGTATGTGACAACCTTAATCTCCCCTTTAGGGATGAGGGCTTCGATGCCATCATCTCCATAGGAG tcATACATCATTTTTCTACAAAACAAAGAAGAATCAGAGCAATAAAAGAAATGGCCAGGGTCTTAGTTCCTGGAGGCCAGATGATGATTTACGTTTGGGCAATGGAACAAAAGAACCGTCGCTTTGAGAAGCAAGACGTGCTTGTTCCATGGAACAGGGCCCTGTGTTCCCAGCTCTTCTCAGAGTCCAGCCAGTCTGGGAGGAAGAGACAGTGTGGACACCCAGAAAGAGGCCATCCCTACCATCCTCCTTGCTCTGAGTGTagctgttctgtttgttttaaaGAGCAGTGTGGTTCAAAACGGTCCCACAGTGTGGACTATGAACCTGCTATGGCAAGAaactgttttgcaaatatttctaagGAAGGCGAGGAAGAATATGGATTCTACGGCACATTAGGAAAATCGTTTCGTTCCTGGTTTTTCTCAAGATCTTTGGATGAATCGACTCTGAGGAAGCAAATTGAAAGAGTAAGACCCTTGAAGAACACAGAAGTTTGGGCCAATAGCACTGTAACAATTCAGCCTTCCAGACACTCTAGTTTAGACTTTGATCACCAAGAGCCATTTTCAACAAAAGAGCAAAGCTTAGATGAGGAAGTGTTTGTGGAATCTTCTTCTCAAAAACACTTGGAGTGGCTGAGAGCACCAGGCACTCTGAAGCATTTAAATGGAGACCATCAAGGAGAAATGAGGAGAAATGGAGGGGGAAATTTTCTGGATAGCACTAATACCAGTGGGAATTGTGCGGATGCAGGTAACTTACAAGATGATAATCCTTCTGCTACTAAAATATTGAGAAGGATTTCTGCAGTCGATTCCACAGATTCCAACCCAGATGATACAATGTCTGTCGAAGATCCACAGCCTGATATTTTGGACTCCAGAGCCTTTATGCGCTACTACCATGTGTTTCGAGAAGGGGAGCTGTGCAGTCTGCTTAAGGAGAATGTGTCAGAGCTCCGTATCCTGAGTTCTGGGAATGATCATGGTAACTGGTGTATCattgcagagaaaaagggaagTTGTGATTGA
- the TRMT9B gene encoding probable tRNA methyltransferase 9B isoform X5: MDHEAAQLEKQHVHNVYESTAPYFSDLQSKAWPRVRQFLQEQKPGSLIADIGCGTGKYLKVNSQVHTVGCDYCGPLVEIARDRGCEAMVCDNLNLPFRDEGFDAIISIGVIHHFSTKQRRIRAIKEMARVLVPGGQMMIYVWAMEQKNRRFEKQDVLVPWNRALCSQLFSESSQSGRKRQCGHPERGHPYHPPCSECSCSVCFKEQCGSKRSHSVDYEPAMARNCFANISKEGEEEYGFYGTLGKSFRSWFFSRSLDESTLRKQIERVRPLKNTEVWANSTVTIQPSRHSSLDFDHQEPFSTKEQSLDEEVFVESSSQKHLEWLRAPGTLKHLNGDHQGEMRRNGGGNFLDSTNTSGNCADAGNLQDDNPSATKILRRISAVDSTDSNPDDTMSVEDPQPDILDSRAFMRYYHVFREGELCSLLKENVSELRILSSGNDHGNWCIIAEKKGSCD, translated from the exons ATGGATCATGAAGCCGCCCAGCTGGAGAAGcagcatgtgcacaatgtgtacgAGAGCACAGCCCCTTACTTCAGCGACCTGCAGAGCAAAGCCTGGCCTCGTGTCCGCCAGTTCCTGCAAGAGCAGAAGCCAGGCAGCCTCATCGCTGACATAG GTTGTGGGACTGGAAAGTATCTTAAAGTGAACAGCCAGGTACATACCGTGGGCTGTGACTACTGTGGGCCACTGGTAGAGATTGCCCGGGATAGAGGATGTGAAGCCATGGTATGTGACAACCTTAATCTCCCCTTTAGGGATGAGGGCTTCGATGCCATCATCTCCATAGGAG tcATACATCATTTTTCTACAAAACAAAGAAGAATCAGAGCAATAAAAGAAATGGCCAGGGTCTTAGTTCCTGGAGGCCAGATGATGATTTACGTTTGGGCAATGGAACAAAAGAACCGTCGCTTTGAGAAGCAAGACGTGCTTGTTCCATGGAACAGGGCCCTGTGTTCCCAGCTCTTCTCAGAGTCCAGCCAGTCTGGGAGGAAGAGACAGTGTGGACACCCAGAAAGAGGCCATCCCTACCATCCTCCTTGCTCTGAGTGTagctgttctgtttgttttaaaGAGCAGTGTGGTTCAAAACGGTCCCACAGTGTGGACTATGAACCTGCTATGGCAAGAaactgttttgcaaatatttctaagGAAGGCGAGGAAGAATATGGATTCTACGGCACATTAGGAAAATCGTTTCGTTCCTGGTTTTTCTCAAGATCTTTGGATGAATCGACTCTGAGGAAGCAAATTGAAAGAGTAAGACCCTTGAAGAACACAGAAGTTTGGGCCAATAGCACTGTAACAATTCAGCCTTCCAGACACTCTAGTTTAGACTTTGATCACCAAGAGCCATTTTCAACAAAAGAGCAAAGCTTAGATGAGGAAGTGTTTGTGGAATCTTCTTCTCAAAAACACTTGGAGTGGCTGAGAGCACCAGGCACTCTGAAGCATTTAAATGGAGACCATCAAGGAGAAATGAGGAGAAATGGAGGGGGAAATTTTCTGGATAGCACTAATACCAGTGGGAATTGTGCGGATGCAGGTAACTTACAAGATGATAATCCTTCTGCTACTAAAATATTGAGAAGGATTTCTGCAGTCGATTCCACAGATTCCAACCCAGATGATACAATGTCTGTCGAAGATCCACAGCCTGATATTTTGGACTCCAGAGCCTTTATGCGCTACTACCATGTGTTTCGAGAAGGGGAGCTGTGCAGTCTGCTTAAGGAGAATGTGTCAGAGCTCCGTATCCTGAGTTCTGGGAATGATCATGGTAACTGGTGTATCattgcagagaaaaagggaagTTGTGATTGA
- the TRMT9B gene encoding probable tRNA methyltransferase 9B isoform X6 yields MRRTISHFPLRIACNAGFSLIGCGTGKYLKVNSQVHTVGCDYCGPLVEIARDRGCEAMVCDNLNLPFRDEGFDAIISIGVIHHFSTKQRRIRAIKEMARVLVPGGQMMIYVWAMEQKNRRFEKQDVLVPWNRALCSQLFSESSQSGRKRQCGHPERGHPYHPPCSECSCSVCFKEQCGSKRSHSVDYEPAMARNCFANISKEGEEEYGFYGTLGKSFRSWFFSRSLDESTLRKQIERVRPLKNTEVWANSTVTIQPSRHSSLDFDHQEPFSTKEQSLDEEVFVESSSQKHLEWLRAPGTLKHLNGDHQGEMRRNGGGNFLDSTNTSGNCADAGNLQDDNPSATKILRRISAVDSTDSNPDDTMSVEDPQPDILDSRAFMRYYHVFREGELCSLLKENVSELRILSSGNDHGNWCIIAEKKGSCD; encoded by the exons ATGAGACGAACTATTTCACACTTTCCATTGAGGATAGCATGTAACGCAGGTTTTTCTCTTATAGGTTGTGGGACTGGAAAGTATCTTAAAGTGAACAGCCAGGTACATACCGTGGGCTGTGACTACTGTGGGCCACTGGTAGAGATTGCCCGGGATAGAGGATGTGAAGCCATGGTATGTGACAACCTTAATCTCCCCTTTAGGGATGAGGGCTTCGATGCCATCATCTCCATAGGAG tcATACATCATTTTTCTACAAAACAAAGAAGAATCAGAGCAATAAAAGAAATGGCCAGGGTCTTAGTTCCTGGAGGCCAGATGATGATTTACGTTTGGGCAATGGAACAAAAGAACCGTCGCTTTGAGAAGCAAGACGTGCTTGTTCCATGGAACAGGGCCCTGTGTTCCCAGCTCTTCTCAGAGTCCAGCCAGTCTGGGAGGAAGAGACAGTGTGGACACCCAGAAAGAGGCCATCCCTACCATCCTCCTTGCTCTGAGTGTagctgttctgtttgttttaaaGAGCAGTGTGGTTCAAAACGGTCCCACAGTGTGGACTATGAACCTGCTATGGCAAGAaactgttttgcaaatatttctaagGAAGGCGAGGAAGAATATGGATTCTACGGCACATTAGGAAAATCGTTTCGTTCCTGGTTTTTCTCAAGATCTTTGGATGAATCGACTCTGAGGAAGCAAATTGAAAGAGTAAGACCCTTGAAGAACACAGAAGTTTGGGCCAATAGCACTGTAACAATTCAGCCTTCCAGACACTCTAGTTTAGACTTTGATCACCAAGAGCCATTTTCAACAAAAGAGCAAAGCTTAGATGAGGAAGTGTTTGTGGAATCTTCTTCTCAAAAACACTTGGAGTGGCTGAGAGCACCAGGCACTCTGAAGCATTTAAATGGAGACCATCAAGGAGAAATGAGGAGAAATGGAGGGGGAAATTTTCTGGATAGCACTAATACCAGTGGGAATTGTGCGGATGCAGGTAACTTACAAGATGATAATCCTTCTGCTACTAAAATATTGAGAAGGATTTCTGCAGTCGATTCCACAGATTCCAACCCAGATGATACAATGTCTGTCGAAGATCCACAGCCTGATATTTTGGACTCCAGAGCCTTTATGCGCTACTACCATGTGTTTCGAGAAGGGGAGCTGTGCAGTCTGCTTAAGGAGAATGTGTCAGAGCTCCGTATCCTGAGTTCTGGGAATGATCATGGTAACTGGTGTATCattgcagagaaaaagggaagTTGTGATTGA
- the TRMT9B gene encoding probable tRNA methyltransferase 9B isoform X4: MRSNCHSLEVETAVIHKDKRMDHEAAQLEKQHVHNVYESTAPYFSDLQSKAWPRVRQFLQEQKPGSLIADIGCGTGKYLKVNSQVHTVGCDYCGPLVEIARDRGCEAMVCDNLNLPFRDEGFDAIISIGVIHHFSTKQRRIRAIKEMARVLVPGGQMMIYVWAMEQKNRRFEKQDVLVPWNRALCSQLFSESSQSGRKRQCGHPERGHPYHPPCSECSCSVCFKEQCGSKRSHSVDYEPAMARNCFANISKEGEEEYGFYGTLGKSFRSWFFSRSLDESTLRKQIERVRPLKNTEVWANSTVTIQPSRHSSLDFDHQEPFSTKEQSLDEEVFVESSSQKHLEWLRAPGTLKHLNGDHQGEMRRNGGGNFLDSTNTSGNCADAGNLQDDNPSATKILRRISAVDSTDSNPDDTMSVEDPQPDILDSRAFMRYYHVFREGELCSLLKENVSELRILSSGNDHGNWCIIAEKKGSCD, encoded by the exons GATGGATCATGAAGCCGCCCAGCTGGAGAAGcagcatgtgcacaatgtgtacgAGAGCACAGCCCCTTACTTCAGCGACCTGCAGAGCAAAGCCTGGCCTCGTGTCCGCCAGTTCCTGCAAGAGCAGAAGCCAGGCAGCCTCATCGCTGACATAG GTTGTGGGACTGGAAAGTATCTTAAAGTGAACAGCCAGGTACATACCGTGGGCTGTGACTACTGTGGGCCACTGGTAGAGATTGCCCGGGATAGAGGATGTGAAGCCATGGTATGTGACAACCTTAATCTCCCCTTTAGGGATGAGGGCTTCGATGCCATCATCTCCATAGGAG tcATACATCATTTTTCTACAAAACAAAGAAGAATCAGAGCAATAAAAGAAATGGCCAGGGTCTTAGTTCCTGGAGGCCAGATGATGATTTACGTTTGGGCAATGGAACAAAAGAACCGTCGCTTTGAGAAGCAAGACGTGCTTGTTCCATGGAACAGGGCCCTGTGTTCCCAGCTCTTCTCAGAGTCCAGCCAGTCTGGGAGGAAGAGACAGTGTGGACACCCAGAAAGAGGCCATCCCTACCATCCTCCTTGCTCTGAGTGTagctgttctgtttgttttaaaGAGCAGTGTGGTTCAAAACGGTCCCACAGTGTGGACTATGAACCTGCTATGGCAAGAaactgttttgcaaatatttctaagGAAGGCGAGGAAGAATATGGATTCTACGGCACATTAGGAAAATCGTTTCGTTCCTGGTTTTTCTCAAGATCTTTGGATGAATCGACTCTGAGGAAGCAAATTGAAAGAGTAAGACCCTTGAAGAACACAGAAGTTTGGGCCAATAGCACTGTAACAATTCAGCCTTCCAGACACTCTAGTTTAGACTTTGATCACCAAGAGCCATTTTCAACAAAAGAGCAAAGCTTAGATGAGGAAGTGTTTGTGGAATCTTCTTCTCAAAAACACTTGGAGTGGCTGAGAGCACCAGGCACTCTGAAGCATTTAAATGGAGACCATCAAGGAGAAATGAGGAGAAATGGAGGGGGAAATTTTCTGGATAGCACTAATACCAGTGGGAATTGTGCGGATGCAGGTAACTTACAAGATGATAATCCTTCTGCTACTAAAATATTGAGAAGGATTTCTGCAGTCGATTCCACAGATTCCAACCCAGATGATACAATGTCTGTCGAAGATCCACAGCCTGATATTTTGGACTCCAGAGCCTTTATGCGCTACTACCATGTGTTTCGAGAAGGGGAGCTGTGCAGTCTGCTTAAGGAGAATGTGTCAGAGCTCCGTATCCTGAGTTCTGGGAATGATCATGGTAACTGGTGTATCattgcagagaaaaagggaagTTGTGATTGA
- the TRMT9B gene encoding probable tRNA methyltransferase 9B isoform X8: MARVLVPGGQMMIYVWAMEQKNRRFEKQDVLVPWNRALCSQLFSESSQSGRKRQCGHPERGHPYHPPCSECSCSVCFKEQCGSKRSHSVDYEPAMARNCFANISKEGEEEYGFYGTLGKSFRSWFFSRSLDESTLRKQIERVRPLKNTEVWANSTVTIQPSRHSSLDFDHQEPFSTKEQSLDEEVFVESSSQKHLEWLRAPGTLKHLNGDHQGEMRRNGGGNFLDSTNTSGNCADAGNLQDDNPSATKILRRISAVDSTDSNPDDTMSVEDPQPDILDSRAFMRYYHVFREGELCSLLKENVSELRILSSGNDHGNWCIIAEKKGSCD; encoded by the coding sequence ATGGCCAGGGTCTTAGTTCCTGGAGGCCAGATGATGATTTACGTTTGGGCAATGGAACAAAAGAACCGTCGCTTTGAGAAGCAAGACGTGCTTGTTCCATGGAACAGGGCCCTGTGTTCCCAGCTCTTCTCAGAGTCCAGCCAGTCTGGGAGGAAGAGACAGTGTGGACACCCAGAAAGAGGCCATCCCTACCATCCTCCTTGCTCTGAGTGTagctgttctgtttgttttaaaGAGCAGTGTGGTTCAAAACGGTCCCACAGTGTGGACTATGAACCTGCTATGGCAAGAaactgttttgcaaatatttctaagGAAGGCGAGGAAGAATATGGATTCTACGGCACATTAGGAAAATCGTTTCGTTCCTGGTTTTTCTCAAGATCTTTGGATGAATCGACTCTGAGGAAGCAAATTGAAAGAGTAAGACCCTTGAAGAACACAGAAGTTTGGGCCAATAGCACTGTAACAATTCAGCCTTCCAGACACTCTAGTTTAGACTTTGATCACCAAGAGCCATTTTCAACAAAAGAGCAAAGCTTAGATGAGGAAGTGTTTGTGGAATCTTCTTCTCAAAAACACTTGGAGTGGCTGAGAGCACCAGGCACTCTGAAGCATTTAAATGGAGACCATCAAGGAGAAATGAGGAGAAATGGAGGGGGAAATTTTCTGGATAGCACTAATACCAGTGGGAATTGTGCGGATGCAGGTAACTTACAAGATGATAATCCTTCTGCTACTAAAATATTGAGAAGGATTTCTGCAGTCGATTCCACAGATTCCAACCCAGATGATACAATGTCTGTCGAAGATCCACAGCCTGATATTTTGGACTCCAGAGCCTTTATGCGCTACTACCATGTGTTTCGAGAAGGGGAGCTGTGCAGTCTGCTTAAGGAGAATGTGTCAGAGCTCCGTATCCTGAGTTCTGGGAATGATCATGGTAACTGGTGTATCattgcagagaaaaagggaagTTGTGATTGA